One Roseburia rectibacter DNA window includes the following coding sequences:
- a CDS encoding LysR family transcriptional regulator has translation MTLQQLKYALTIADCGSMNEAAKTLFLSQPSLSETIRELETEIGFDLFVRSNRGILVTPEGEEFLGYARQVTEQFHLLTTRYIDKQVKEKFSVSMQHYTFAVKAFVETVKQAGMERYEFAVHETTTYDVLENVKNFRSEIGVLYLNDFNEKVMNKIIREHGLEFIELFSCDTYVYLWSGHPLAKKGEISMEELDAYPCLSFDQGEHHSLYLAEEMKSTYDYKRLIKANDRATLLNLMIGLNAYTLCSGIICEELNGSDYMAIPLKETEKMRIGYVKRKGAKVSHIGEIYIGELKKYRENVM, from the coding sequence ATGACACTGCAGCAGTTAAAATACGCTTTGACGATCGCGGACTGTGGATCGATGAACGAGGCGGCAAAAACGTTATTTCTCTCCCAGCCGAGTCTGTCAGAGACGATCCGGGAATTAGAGACAGAGATCGGATTTGATCTTTTTGTGCGTTCTAACCGTGGAATTCTTGTGACACCGGAAGGGGAAGAGTTTTTAGGATATGCAAGACAGGTTACGGAGCAGTTTCATCTGCTTACTACCCGCTATATTGATAAACAGGTTAAAGAAAAGTTCAGTGTATCCATGCAGCATTATACGTTTGCAGTCAAGGCATTCGTGGAGACGGTAAAACAGGCTGGAATGGAACGGTATGAATTTGCAGTCCATGAGACAACGACATATGATGTGCTTGAAAATGTAAAGAATTTTCGCAGTGAGATCGGGGTTTTATATCTGAATGATTTCAATGAAAAAGTCATGAATAAGATCATCAGGGAACATGGACTGGAATTTATCGAACTGTTTTCCTGTGATACTTATGTTTATCTCTGGTCGGGACATCCGCTGGCAAAAAAAGGAGAGATATCGATGGAGGAGCTGGATGCATATCCGTGTCTTTCTTTTGATCAGGGAGAGCATCATTCCCTTTATCTGGCGGAGGAAATGAAAAGCACTTATGATTATAAAAGACTCATTAAGGCAAATGACCGTGCCACGCTTCTGAATCTGATGATTGGATTAAATGCCTATACGCTCTGTTCCGGAATTATCTGTGAGGAACTAAACGGCAGTGACTATATGGCAATCCCGTTAAAGGAAACGGAGAAAATGCGCATTGGCTATGTGAAGCGGAAAGGGGCAAAAGTCAGCCATATCGGGGAGATCTATATCGGAGAATTAAAAAAATACAGGGAAAATGTGATGTGA
- a CDS encoding FprA family A-type flavoprotein, with translation MYNIRKVTDDITWIGASDRRLALFENIFPISRGVSYNSYILVDEQTVLFDTVDASVAGQFFENLEAVLEGRTLDYLIVNHMEPDHCAMIGDIVRRYPDVKIVGNTKTFGMMNQFFGTDFAERSIVVKEGDTLSAGKHTLHFVMAPMVHWPEAMVTYDDVDKVLFSADGFGSFGALNGNIFADEVDFDRDWLDDARRYYTNIVGKYGASVQTLLKKAAGLDIAMICPLHGPVWRENLPYILEKYQKWSTYEAEDQAVVIMYASMYGNTASAADALAGALAVRSVKKIAVYDVSNTHVSELISEIFRASHLVFAVPTYNAGIYPVMENLLSDMKALAVQKKTVAVMENGTWAPTAAKQVKEKLGEMKDMTILDAGLTIKSAMHAGQKAELDALADEIVKSMM, from the coding sequence ATGTATAATATTAGAAAAGTTACGGATGACATTACATGGATCGGAGCGAGTGACCGCAGACTGGCATTGTTTGAAAATATTTTTCCAATCAGCCGCGGCGTATCTTACAACTCCTATATTCTGGTGGATGAGCAGACCGTTCTTTTTGATACCGTAGATGCTTCCGTTGCAGGACAGTTTTTTGAAAATCTGGAGGCGGTTTTAGAGGGAAGAACATTGGACTACCTGATCGTAAATCATATGGAGCCGGATCATTGTGCAATGATCGGTGATATTGTACGAAGATATCCGGATGTTAAGATCGTTGGAAATACGAAAACATTTGGGATGATGAACCAGTTCTTTGGAACAGATTTTGCAGAACGTTCCATTGTAGTAAAAGAGGGTGATACATTATCAGCCGGAAAGCATACGCTTCATTTTGTGATGGCACCTATGGTACACTGGCCGGAAGCGATGGTAACTTATGATGATGTGGATAAAGTGTTATTTTCGGCAGATGGATTTGGTTCTTTTGGCGCATTAAATGGCAATATTTTTGCTGATGAAGTTGATTTTGACCGTGACTGGCTGGATGATGCAAGACGTTATTATACGAATATTGTTGGAAAGTACGGAGCCTCTGTACAGACATTATTAAAGAAGGCAGCAGGACTTGATATTGCTATGATCTGTCCGCTGCATGGACCGGTCTGGAGAGAAAACCTGCCGTATATTCTGGAAAAATACCAGAAATGGAGTACTTATGAAGCAGAAGATCAGGCGGTTGTGATCATGTATGCGTCTATGTATGGCAATACGGCATCTGCTGCAGATGCACTTGCAGGTGCGCTTGCAGTGCGCAGTGTGAAGAAAATTGCAGTTTACGATGTATCCAATACACATGTTTCTGAGCTGATCAGTGAGATCTTCCGTGCAAGCCATCTGGTGTTTGCAGTACCGACTTATAATGCCGGAATTTATCCGGTTATGGAAAACCTGCTTTCTGATATGAAGGCGCTGGCTGTTCAGAAAAAGACGGTTGCGGTCATGGAAAATGGAACCTGGGCACCAACAGCCGCAAAGCAGGTAAAAGAAAAACTTGGCGAAATGAAAGATATGACGATACTCGATGCCGGACTTACCATTAAATCCGCAATGCATGCTGGTCAGAAGGCAGAGCTGGATGCATTGGCAGATGAGATCGTAAAGAGTATGATGTAG
- a CDS encoding TAXI family TRAP transporter solute-binding subunit: MILLLAGCSMNRKTIRFGAAGIGGMYDSFSNAFVSLANKEDFSYKLETRNTAGSAANIRLLSGKYIELGIAQADLVEEAYHGTGEFRDKAYQGYKAVAALYPEACQIVVRADSDITSLDDLLGKTISIGAEESGTERNAKQILLAQGISTDMTETVNLDYTEAAAKLAAGEIDAFFCTAGTQTTVIGELAKECGIRLLSIDVKCRDRLKAAYPFYSEYTIPAGTYNGQTEDVKTLSVQAVLLAGDSLSADTVKELTALLFSHEQDIRYATSIGLKEDEQSAIGGITIPFHKGAAAYYAECGIEVPTE, encoded by the coding sequence ATGATTTTATTGTTGGCAGGATGCAGTATGAACCGGAAAACGATCCGTTTTGGAGCTGCGGGCATTGGTGGAATGTATGATTCATTTTCCAATGCATTTGTCAGTCTTGCAAATAAAGAGGATTTTTCTTATAAACTTGAAACAAGAAATACTGCCGGATCGGCGGCAAATATCAGACTTCTTTCCGGAAAATATATAGAACTGGGAATTGCGCAGGCAGACCTGGTGGAGGAAGCCTATCATGGAACAGGGGAATTTCGTGATAAAGCATATCAGGGATATAAAGCGGTTGCAGCACTTTACCCGGAGGCATGTCAGATCGTGGTGAGAGCAGATTCGGATATTACATCATTAGATGATCTCCTTGGAAAAACGATCAGTATCGGAGCGGAGGAGTCAGGAACAGAGCGGAATGCAAAACAGATCCTGCTCGCACAGGGTATCAGCACGGATATGACAGAGACTGTTAATTTAGATTATACGGAAGCGGCAGCAAAACTTGCAGCGGGTGAGATAGATGCATTTTTCTGCACTGCTGGCACACAGACAACGGTGATCGGGGAACTCGCAAAGGAGTGCGGAATACGGCTTTTAAGTATCGATGTAAAATGCAGGGACAGATTAAAGGCTGCATATCCGTTCTATTCCGAATATACGATCCCGGCAGGTACCTATAACGGTCAGACGGAAGATGTAAAAACACTGTCTGTACAAGCAGTGCTGTTAGCTGGTGACAGTTTATCCGCGGATACGGTAAAGGAGCTGACGGCACTTCTGTTTTCTCATGAACAGGATATCAGATATGCGACATCGATCGGACTAAAAGAGGATGAGCAGTCTGCGATCGGGGGAATCACGATCCCATTTCATAAGGGGGCGGCAGCATACTATGCAGAATGCGGCATCGAGGTGCCGACAGAGTAG
- a CDS encoding methionine ABC transporter ATP-binding protein: MAAIEVRHLYKKFEQKGVTVEALSDINLTVEQGDIYGIIGMSGAGKSTLVRCLNFLEKPTEGQVLIEGQELGALTEKELRGQRSDIAMIFQNFNLLMQKSVLDNVCFPMQIQGKKKKEARERARELLKTVGLSEKEKAYPAQLSGGQRQRVAIARALASDPKILLCDEATSALDPQTTASILSLLKEINEKLGITIVIITHQMSVIREICSHVAIIEHGILVEDGLVEDIFSHPKSKAAKELILRDQPGNNNAPLAGAVQERMQGDKKIRVVFSENSAFEPVIANMILQFKTPVNILRADTKNVGGVAKGEMILGLPEDRHLQVDIEEYLKEKGLAVEEVTEDVE; this comes from the coding sequence ATGGCAGCAATTGAGGTCAGACATCTCTATAAAAAGTTTGAACAAAAGGGAGTGACCGTTGAGGCATTAAGTGATATCAATCTGACGGTGGAGCAGGGCGATATCTACGGAATCATCGGTATGTCGGGAGCTGGAAAAAGTACACTGGTACGATGCTTAAATTTCTTAGAGAAACCGACAGAAGGTCAGGTGCTGATCGAGGGTCAGGAATTAGGAGCATTGACAGAGAAGGAATTAAGAGGGCAGCGCAGCGATATTGCGATGATTTTTCAGAATTTTAACCTTCTGATGCAAAAGAGTGTACTTGACAATGTATGTTTCCCGATGCAGATCCAGGGAAAGAAAAAGAAAGAGGCGCGGGAAAGAGCGAGAGAGCTTTTAAAGACGGTCGGGCTTTCCGAAAAGGAAAAAGCGTATCCGGCACAGCTTTCCGGAGGACAGAGACAGAGAGTTGCGATCGCAAGAGCACTTGCTTCGGATCCGAAGATCTTACTTTGTGATGAGGCAACCAGTGCCTTAGATCCACAGACAACCGCTTCCATTCTTTCACTTTTAAAGGAGATCAATGAAAAACTTGGCATTACGATCGTGATCATCACACATCAGATGTCAGTGATCCGTGAGATCTGCAGTCATGTGGCGATCATTGAACACGGTATCCTTGTGGAAGACGGACTGGTAGAGGATATTTTTTCCCATCCAAAATCAAAAGCTGCAAAAGAACTGATCCTAAGAGATCAGCCTGGCAATAACAATGCACCGTTAGCGGGTGCAGTTCAGGAGCGCATGCAGGGGGATAAAAAGATCAGGGTCGTCTTTTCAGAGAATTCCGCATTTGAACCGGTCATTGCAAATATGATCTTACAGTTTAAAACGCCGGTAAATATTTTAAGGGCAGACACCAAGAATGTCGGTGGTGTTGCAAAGGGAGAGATGATCTTAGGACTTCCGGAGGACAGACATTTACAGGTAGATATCGAGGAATATTTAAAAGAAAAAGGACTTGCAGTTGAGGAGGTGACCGAAGATGTGGAATGA
- the gltS gene encoding sodium/glutamate symporter, whose protein sequence is MEVQLDMYQTLAASVLVLMLGSYLKQKIHVLEKFCIPAPVVGGLLFAIVTCICYSSGIMEISFDDTLREVCMVFFFTSVGFQANLKVLKSGGKSLAGFLGLVILLIVSQNLLAIGTSRLLGIDSLIGMCTGSIPMVGGHGTAGAFGPVLEDLNVEGATTICTAAATFGLIAGSLIGGPLGKQLIEKKNLLDTVVPEDDSLLVEDKKKHERHTNMYASAVFQLILAIGLGTVFSWFLTKTGMTFPIYIGAMIAAALFRNIGEYSGKFVIHMGEINDIGGISLSLFLGMAMITLKLWQLASLALPLIILLAVQAILICVFTKFVVFYVMGRDYDAAVLAAGTCGFGMGATPNAMANMQVLCEKYAPSVKAYLIIPLIGSLFADFINSLVITFFINIL, encoded by the coding sequence ATGGAAGTTCAGTTGGATATGTATCAGACACTGGCAGCTTCAGTGCTGGTGCTGATGCTCGGTAGTTATTTAAAACAAAAAATACATGTTCTGGAAAAATTCTGTATCCCGGCACCGGTTGTCGGGGGACTGTTGTTTGCAATCGTCACCTGCATCTGTTACAGCAGCGGAATTATGGAGATTTCTTTTGATGATACATTAAGAGAAGTGTGTATGGTATTCTTCTTTACTTCGGTAGGATTTCAGGCAAATTTGAAAGTATTAAAGAGCGGAGGAAAGTCACTGGCAGGATTTTTAGGACTTGTCATTCTTCTGATCGTTTCACAGAATTTACTTGCGATCGGAACGTCACGTCTGCTTGGCATTGATTCGCTGATCGGTATGTGTACCGGTTCGATCCCGATGGTAGGCGGACATGGAACGGCGGGTGCGTTTGGCCCGGTTTTAGAGGATCTGAATGTGGAAGGTGCAACAACGATCTGTACGGCAGCAGCGACCTTTGGACTGATCGCCGGAAGTCTGATCGGTGGGCCGCTGGGGAAGCAGCTTATTGAGAAAAAGAACCTGCTTGATACGGTTGTGCCGGAGGATGACAGTCTTTTGGTGGAAGATAAGAAGAAACATGAGCGTCATACAAATATGTATGCATCGGCAGTATTCCAGCTTATTCTGGCAATCGGACTTGGAACTGTTTTTTCCTGGTTTCTGACAAAAACAGGAATGACATTTCCGATTTATATCGGTGCAATGATCGCTGCGGCTCTGTTTCGGAATATCGGAGAATACTCTGGTAAATTTGTGATCCATATGGGTGAGATCAATGATATCGGTGGTATTTCCCTGTCACTGTTTCTTGGAATGGCAATGATCACATTAAAACTCTGGCAGCTTGCATCACTTGCTCTGCCGCTTATCATATTGTTAGCAGTTCAGGCGATACTTATCTGTGTATTTACAAAATTTGTAGTATTTTATGTGATGGGAAGAGACTATGATGCAGCAGTACTTGCAGCAGGAACCTGTGGATTTGGAATGGGAGCGACACCGAATGCTATGGCAAACATGCAGGTACTTTGTGAAAAATATGCCCCTTCCGTAAAGGCGTACCTGATTATTCCGCTGATCGGAAGTTTATTTGCAGATTTTATCAACAGTCTGGTCATCACATTTTTCATTAATATATTATAA
- a CDS encoding methionine ABC transporter permease, which produces MWNEQIIMMLLEGIKDTLYMTLTSTLIGYVIGLPMGILLTVTDKDGIHPNAAVYKVLDVIANLIRSVPFLILLIVLIPFTRFLIGRSYGPTATIVPLVIAAAPYIARMVESSLKEVDAGVIEAARSMGASNFTIVTKVMLVEARTSLIVGATISLGTILGYSAMAGTVGGGGLGDIAIRYGYTRWQTDIMIVTVILLVILFQIFQTIGMKLASNLDRRK; this is translated from the coding sequence ATGTGGAATGAGCAGATTATCATGATGCTGTTAGAGGGTATCAAAGACACACTTTATATGACGTTGACATCTACGCTGATCGGTTATGTGATCGGACTTCCGATGGGAATCCTGTTAACGGTCACTGACAAAGATGGAATCCATCCGAATGCAGCAGTTTACAAGGTATTAGATGTCATTGCAAACCTGATCCGAAGCGTACCGTTTTTAATTTTACTGATCGTGCTGATTCCGTTTACGAGATTTCTGATCGGAAGAAGCTATGGACCGACGGCGACGATCGTTCCGCTTGTCATAGCAGCAGCACCATATATTGCACGAATGGTTGAATCTTCTTTAAAAGAAGTGGACGCAGGTGTCATTGAGGCAGCACGTTCCATGGGGGCTTCTAATTTTACGATTGTGACAAAAGTTATGTTAGTGGAAGCACGCACATCCCTGATCGTAGGGGCAACCATTTCACTTGGAACCATTTTAGGATATTCTGCAATGGCTGGAACTGTCGGTGGAGGCGGACTTGGAGATATCGCAATCCGCTATGGTTATACCAGATGGCAGACAGATATTATGATCGTAACCGTTATTTTACTGGTAATCTTATTCCAGATATTCCAGACGATCGGTATGAAACTTGCGAGCAATTTAGATCGCAGAAAATAA
- a CDS encoding SdpI family protein: MWFWWFMLICDLIIPIAMVIGGRMMWKHCPKNINSMSGYRTTRSMKNMDTWKFANDYCGRIWWKIGWVMIIPSALIHIPLYHSDKNTIGFAGLILVTIQCFIMIISIYPTEKALKKHFNDDGTRR; encoded by the coding sequence ATGTGGTTTTGGTGGTTTATGTTAATATGTGATCTGATAATTCCTATTGCTATGGTCATTGGTGGAAGAATGATGTGGAAACATTGTCCAAAAAATATAAATAGTATGTCAGGCTACAGAACAACTCGCTCAATGAAAAATATGGATACATGGAAATTTGCGAATGACTACTGCGGAAGAATTTGGTGGAAAATAGGATGGGTAATGATTATACCATCTGCTTTGATACATATTCCATTATATCATAGTGATAAGAATACGATTGGATTTGCAGGGTTGATTCTTGTGACAATTCAATGCTTTATTATGATTATATCAATTTATCCGACAGAGAAAGCTTTAAAAAAACATTTTAATGATGATGGAACACGTAGATAA
- a CDS encoding PfkB family carbohydrate kinase produces MAVNKNGIVVIGAVFVDIKGFPEDIYIPDGRNAGRIEYIHGGVSRNVVEDIANIELRPTFLGIVDDSALGSEVIHKLQNHKVNTEYMLTIPNGMGTWLAVFDHHGDVAGSISQRPNLMPILDVLEKSGNEIFENADSVVIEVDMDKEIVKKVVNLCEKFKKPLYGVVSNMSIAAERRDFLRKFDCFICNQLEAGMFFSDDYSEKTPEELAEILAGCVKRANIPSMVVTMGGKGAVYADREGIYGVCPAKKVQVKDTTGAGDAFCAGVASGLTYQKTLEEAVEIGTRLAASVITSSENVCPRFLPAELGIDA; encoded by the coding sequence ATGGCAGTAAATAAAAATGGAATCGTAGTAATTGGTGCGGTATTTGTGGATATTAAAGGATTTCCGGAAGATATTTATATTCCGGACGGAAGAAATGCAGGAAGAATTGAATATATCCATGGAGGTGTCAGCCGTAATGTTGTGGAAGATATCGCCAATATCGAACTGCGGCCTACATTTCTGGGAATCGTGGATGATTCAGCACTTGGAAGTGAGGTCATTCACAAACTACAGAATCATAAAGTAAATACAGAATACATGCTGACGATTCCAAATGGAATGGGAACCTGGCTTGCGGTATTTGATCATCACGGAGATGTTGCCGGTTCGATCTCGCAGAGACCGAATCTGATGCCGATCCTTGATGTGCTGGAAAAATCAGGGAATGAGATTTTTGAAAATGCTGATTCCGTTGTGATTGAAGTGGATATGGATAAAGAGATCGTCAAAAAAGTCGTGAATTTGTGTGAAAAATTCAAAAAACCGCTTTACGGGGTTGTCAGCAATATGAGTATTGCGGCAGAGAGAAGAGATTTTCTGCGGAAATTTGACTGCTTTATCTGCAACCAGTTAGAGGCAGGAATGTTTTTTTCTGATGATTACAGTGAAAAGACACCGGAAGAACTTGCAGAGATCCTTGCAGGCTGTGTAAAACGTGCCAATATTCCTTCCATGGTCGTTACCATGGGCGGCAAGGGTGCAGTATATGCGGACAGGGAAGGTATTTATGGAGTGTGCCCGGCAAAAAAGGTACAGGTAAAAGATACGACAGGAGCGGGTGATGCGTTCTGCGCAGGTGTGGCAAGTGGACTGACATATCAGAAAACGTTGGAAGAAGCAGTAGAGATTGGAACACGTCTGGCTGCATCCGTGATCACATCATCCGAAAATGTCTGTCCGCGATTCCTCCCTGCGGAACTTGGAATTGATGCCTGA
- a CDS encoding MetQ/NlpA family ABC transporter substrate-binding protein produces the protein MKKRVLTTILAGVLAVSAFAGCGSSNTAGNAAADNNAAAETNDAAVADTTAAESEASESVADTQTTEGGTITVAASATPHAEILEEAKKILADQGWDLEITIFDDYVLPNEVVESGEFDANYFQHIPYLENFNTEKGTHLVNAGGIHYEPFGIYPGTKKDLSELADGDTIAVPNDTTNEARALLLLQDNGIITLKDGAGLEATVNDIAENPHNIKIEELAAEQVARVAPEVAFVVLNGNYALQAGYSVAQDSLAYETSDSEAAKTYVNVIAVKEGNQNNPGIQALVKVLKSDDIKKFINDTYDGAVIPFED, from the coding sequence ATGAAAAAAAGAGTACTTACCACAATCTTAGCAGGCGTTTTAGCTGTATCTGCATTCGCAGGATGCGGCAGCAGCAACACAGCAGGCAATGCAGCTGCAGATAATAACGCAGCAGCAGAAACAAACGATGCAGCAGTTGCAGACACCACTGCAGCAGAAAGTGAAGCATCCGAGAGCGTAGCTGACACACAGACAACAGAGGGCGGCACAATTACCGTAGCAGCTTCTGCAACACCACATGCAGAGATCTTAGAGGAAGCAAAGAAAATTCTTGCAGATCAGGGCTGGGACTTAGAGATTACCATTTTTGATGACTATGTACTTCCAAACGAAGTAGTAGAGAGCGGTGAGTTCGATGCAAACTACTTCCAGCACATCCCGTACTTAGAGAACTTCAATACAGAGAAAGGTACACACCTTGTCAATGCTGGCGGTATCCATTATGAGCCATTCGGAATTTATCCGGGAACAAAGAAAGATCTCTCTGAGTTAGCAGATGGCGATACGATCGCAGTACCGAACGATACAACAAACGAGGCAAGAGCATTATTACTGTTACAGGACAACGGTATCATTACTTTAAAAGATGGCGCTGGTTTAGAGGCAACTGTAAATGATATCGCTGAGAATCCGCACAACATCAAGATCGAAGAGCTTGCAGCAGAGCAGGTAGCAAGAGTAGCACCGGAAGTTGCATTTGTTGTATTAAACGGTAACTATGCATTACAGGCAGGTTATTCCGTAGCACAGGATTCCTTAGCATATGAGACATCTGATTCTGAAGCAGCAAAAACTTATGTAAATGTTATCGCTGTAAAAGAAGGAAATCAGAACAACCCTGGCATCCAGGCACTTGTAAAAGTATTAAAATCTGATGATATCAAAAAATTCATCAACGATACTTATGATGGTGCGGTTATTCCATTTGAGGACTAA
- a CDS encoding C69 family dipeptidase codes for MACTTILVGKNASYDGSTMIARNDDSGSGHFTPKKFVVVHPDEQPKTYKSVLSHVTIELPDDPMRYTAVPNAVDGEGIWAAAGVNEANVAMTATETITSNPRVLGADPLVEIQPPEDGKEEVPGGIGEEDIVCIVLPYIRSAREGVKRLGSLLEQYGTYEMNGIAFQDQDEIWWLETIGGHHWIARRVPDDVYVVMPNQLGIDQFDLEDALSEQKEYMCSSDMKEFIEKNHLNLSMDGSLNPRDAFGSHDDADHVYNTPRAWYMERCLNPHTKVWDGENADYTPQSDDIPWCMVPEKKITVEDVKYVLSSHFQGTPYDPYAAYGEKNMRGAYRSIGINRNDFLAVIQMRPEMEHDCNVIEWIAFASNAFNVLVPFYADIDETPDYLCNTTDEVSTDNFYWSSRMIAAMADASYRSSVFHIERYKEHVLAKGHELINRYDDLLSKETDAAKRKEIRHEANRAVAGMLKKETADTLDKVLFELSGQMKNAYARSDA; via the coding sequence ATGGCGTGTACTACAATACTTGTTGGAAAAAATGCATCCTATGACGGATCTACAATGATCGCGAGAAATGATGATTCCGGTTCCGGACATTTTACACCGAAGAAATTTGTTGTTGTCCATCCGGATGAGCAGCCGAAAACATATAAATCTGTTCTTTCGCATGTGACGATTGAACTTCCGGATGATCCGATGCGTTATACGGCAGTGCCGAATGCCGTGGATGGGGAAGGTATCTGGGCAGCGGCAGGTGTCAATGAGGCAAATGTTGCGATGACGGCAACGGAGACGATCACATCAAATCCGCGTGTGCTTGGAGCAGATCCGTTAGTTGAAATTCAGCCGCCGGAAGATGGAAAAGAAGAAGTACCTGGCGGGATCGGCGAGGAGGATATCGTATGTATCGTTCTGCCGTATATCCGCAGTGCAAGAGAGGGTGTGAAACGCCTTGGTTCTCTGTTAGAACAGTACGGCACCTATGAGATGAACGGAATCGCTTTTCAGGATCAGGATGAGATCTGGTGGCTTGAGACGATCGGTGGGCATCACTGGATCGCAAGAAGGGTGCCGGATGATGTGTACGTTGTCATGCCAAATCAGCTTGGTATTGATCAGTTTGATCTTGAAGATGCACTATCTGAACAGAAAGAATATATGTGTTCTTCTGATATGAAAGAATTTATAGAAAAAAATCATCTGAACCTCTCAATGGATGGCAGCCTGAATCCGCGTGATGCATTTGGCAGCCACGATGATGCAGATCACGTATACAATACACCGAGAGCATGGTATATGGAGCGTTGTTTAAATCCCCATACAAAAGTCTGGGATGGAGAAAATGCGGACTATACACCGCAGTCGGATGATATCCCGTGGTGCATGGTACCGGAAAAGAAAATTACGGTGGAAGATGTAAAATATGTACTGTCCTCCCATTTTCAGGGGACACCGTACGATCCGTATGCGGCATACGGAGAGAAAAATATGCGTGGCGCATACCGTTCGATTGGGATCAACCGCAATGACTTTTTGGCAGTGATCCAGATGCGCCCTGAGATGGAGCATGACTGTAATGTGATCGAGTGGATCGCATTTGCATCCAATGCGTTCAACGTGCTGGTTCCATTTTATGCAGATATTGATGAGACCCCGGATTACCTTTGCAATACCACAGATGAGGTTTCTACAGATAATTTTTACTGGTCGAGCAGAATGATCGCGGCAATGGCTGATGCGTCTTACCGGAGTTCGGTATTCCATATTGAAAGATATAAAGAGCATGTACTGGCAAAAGGTCATGAACTGATCAACCGGTATGATGATCTGCTTTCAAAAGAAACCGATGCAGCAAAAAGAAAAGAGATCCGGCATGAGGCAAATCGTGCAGTTGCAGGAATGTTAAAGAAAGAGACGGCAGACACGCTCGATAAAGTGCTGTTTGAGCTGAGTGGTCAGATGAAGAATGCATATGCCAGATCGGATGCATAA
- a CDS encoding VanZ family protein — protein sequence MKELLYGIVELLAKIHSYLLRLNDAYEYNFSDKELHFLVIGILGMMFIFVVYPVFKWLAKHDHVMVIAWIYVFTLIIVITFAIEIGQKVTNTGNMEFADIVFGVVGFIVMFFVFAIIREIYKGILSLIRDTTHQDQNRSKKRHQRAYDEYEEDVMDEDREE from the coding sequence ATGAAAGAATTACTTTATGGTATCGTGGAACTGCTCGCAAAGATACACAGTTATCTGCTTCGTTTAAACGATGCATATGAATACAATTTCAGCGACAAGGAACTGCATTTTTTGGTCATTGGAATTTTGGGAATGATGTTTATTTTTGTGGTGTATCCGGTTTTTAAATGGCTTGCAAAACACGATCATGTCATGGTGATCGCATGGATTTATGTTTTTACGCTGATCATCGTGATCACGTTTGCGATCGAGATCGGTCAGAAGGTAACGAACACCGGTAATATGGAGTTTGCAGATATTGTCTTTGGTGTAGTCGGGTTTATTGTGATGTTTTTTGTCTTTGCGATTATACGTGAGATTTACAAGGGAATCTTAAGTCTGATCCGTGATACGACACATCAGGATCAAAACCGCAGTAAAAAGAGACATCAGAGAGCATATGACGAATACGAAGAAGATGTCATGGATGAAGATCGCGAAGAATAA